The Diceros bicornis minor isolate mBicDic1 chromosome 1, mDicBic1.mat.cur, whole genome shotgun sequence sequence tggcctgatgtAATTCCGAGGACCGTGTGGGACCTCGACAAGGCATCCAGTCACCACTCTGCTTTCAGGCCAGATCTCATCCAAGTCAGAAAAGTCGCCAACTTTTCTCGCCGGCATTGCCGacttactaatttttaaaaatctcctgagTTAGAGAGTCCATAGCTAAGCTATTTAGCAATATGCTCTATTCAATAACAAAACTACTCTAGAGCCACTTAGAGAACCTAAATTAAGGAAACTTAGCAAGAAGTATGAGAACTGGTTTTAGGACCTGAGCTGCTTTTTTGGGGGAAACCATAGCttaacaacaaaaacacagaTGAATTACAAGCGCTTTTGGCAGCTGACAGGCACCTTCTCCTTGACCTCCGAGCTGTGCGAGGACTGGAGGGAAAGAGCAATACTCAGACTCGAATTTCAACCTGACGGGCTTGGGTGGGTTGGATATATCTACCCACCTGGAATTGGTTTTGCTCTTTCTTTGATGCTagtatatacttaaaaaaaattttgctgaCATTCTTTAATTCCATAAAAGCCAAAATATCAAACCTATAGTGGCAAGAAAAGGTGACACCTTAGGCAAGGCTATTTAATCAAGAGATTATGCATTCTTCCTGGGCTCCAGCCTATAAAAATGTAATGTTTCAGTGGGTATAATCTTTCTGTCATCAACACCATACTGCCCACGAAGGCCTAGCCAGGgaagaaatttttgaaaacaaatacTTATTGCCAAAGTACTAAATACAGAGTAAAGCCTAATGATAGTTTTATTTTCAGACCAAGTGATAGGACCTAAGAAGCTTCTTATGAGTATTCAGTAGTTTTCAAATGGTATCATTCTTCTAGGTGGTGTCTTGATTCCTATGTGTGCGAATCCCCTCCGTGCGTGACAAAAGTCCTTATCTGGGGGCCGGGcctgtgacgtagtggttaagttcagggcgttctgcttcagcagcccgggttcaaggtttggatcccaggcacggacctacaccactcgtcagccacgctgtggtggtgaacAACCTAGAAAgtggagaaagactggcacagatgttagctcagagctaatctcactcagcaaaaaaaaaaaaaaaaaaaaaagagtccttaGTCTGGCCACGTTCCCAAAACTGCAGAGGAGAATTGTGTTTTAAGGTTCCTCTGGGTCAGCATTTTTAAGGACACATGTCTTTGTGGTATTAAACTGGCAGAACCCATTCGTTGTTTTCTTTCAGCTCCCACACGTTCATTATGACCTTGAGGGTAGCCCCAGATCCCCCCGGGGCTGTCGGTACCAATGTCAGGCCTGCACGTGGCTGGGTCAAGATGCACACACAGTAAGTTAGATGCATCACAAAGGGGAGAAAGTGATACCTCTGGGAAAGGCTGTGAGTTTGACATTTGATTTACAGCTCTGGCTCCTGGAGCTGTGTACTCTACAACCTGTGCATGTCCCTCCTCAGAGTGAAAAACTAGACATTGCTAAATAGGAGGGAAGAGGAGTctatattccattttaatttaaaataattgagagTGAGCAAATAATTGAGTCTAAAAGCAAGCTACATTGAAGTGATAGGGGaaggataataataattttttacattGATTAGTCTTTAAagtttacaaagtgaacacatgtCCTGTTTCACATGGGATGCTCCTGGCTGCCAGATTTGTAGGTGGGTATTGGAATTCCATTTTAATGACTCTGAGACTGAGTTCAGAGGGGTTAAGTGACTCCTGGCAGAGCCAATATTAGCAAGCAGATCTGTGATTAAAAGCCAATTTAAGGAGCACCACCATGTGCAGGGCACTGTAGTGGAGATTCAGAAACGGATAGGAATAGTTTCTTACCCTTGAGGAACAATCTAGACCTATGTGTGTACTCAGAAGCTCGTCACTGGAGACATTTGTCCTTTCTCTGTGACAAATCTGGCCACTCCTTCACCCTCAGGGAACCCACTCATGACCTTGCTGAGGTCATTTGACCTCAGCCTTTcactgccaggccctgttctgctGCCTCAGTTGGTACTACTCTAGCTTTGCTGTTCATTTTGGAAATAGATGCCaacttattgtattttattttctagttctagaatttccattggtTGATTTCTTTgctgatgttttctatttttttcatccatttcaatgaaatattttcctttgctTCATTGAGCGTAGTTGCTACACATTCTTTAAAATCCTTATCTGCTAATTGGGTCATCTTGGGATTGGCTTCcattgatggtttttttttttcttgagactgGGTCACACTTTCCTGATTCTTTTTATAGCGAATgattttggattgtatcctggacattgtcATACTATAAAAActcaagattttgttttatttctccaaagaattttGGTGTTTTTGCTTTAGCAGGCAACTAATTTGGTTGGACTCAAACTGCAAACTCTAGCTCTTGAGCAGAGAGCACGATACCGTGTCAGTCCTCTTATCTTCAGCAGAGCTGCTCTGCGTCTTCCCTCCATGGGCAGGTACGGGCAGGTGCGGGAGGCAGCGGAGCCTGGGGCAGAGTTTACGCTGGAATGTAGGGCTCCCCTCCCTGACTTTTCCTTTCTGGGATTCTCTCCTCGCTCTCCGGTGACTGTGGTTGCCCTGAGCTCTGTCCTCTGGTTCTTCAGGCCAGAAGGGTGTGCGTTTTCTATCTGAGTTTTAACCATCCTTTGTGGCACTGACTTTGGCCTTCTCTCAagctaaaagccactgaaaacaaGAAACTCACCTGGTGCCATCCTTGCTTTCAAGAttcatccctcccctccccagcagcaTCCTGTGGACCTAAATGCCCTCAGGTGATTGATTTGGGGCGTTGAAGGGGGTGCAGAGTTTGTAATTTTTCTCTAAGGGATGGTTGGGTCTGGTAGGGCCTTACAGAGCGGTGCCAGAGGCAGAACTCTCTCTTTGGTTACGTTATGCTTCTCTGTGTAAGTTTTTGTTGGCAGGAAGGTTCCACTACCGAGAAATAAAACCAAAGCTTTGACAATCCACTATACGCATCCAATCTCCAGCCGGGTTTTAAATCCTCTCACATCACCTCTGAGCGACCTGTGTGTCCAGCCTCCGTCGTGAACACGCCCAGCGATGGAGACCTCACCCTTCTTCCTCTGAGTTTCCTCTTCCCGCTCCTCAGCTTACCAAGGCCCAACAAAGGCTCTTTGTCCAAGTCTCCTCAATGGCAGAACTTGAGCAAAGCTCCTCGGAAGGAAAAGCTGGTCGAATTCCAGCGGCTGAGggttgcatttctttgatgaacATTTCAAATGGGTGTTTGGGATGGAAGAGGGCGGTAAAAGGAGGAAGTTTACAGCTGAACCTTTATTTGGACTTCTGCTTGATACTCAAAATAGCCTGGTTTGCCTGGTGTCTGCCTCGACGCACATGGCATTCTGGAACTGAGCTGAGGAGGGCCATCAGCCTAGAATGCTGCTCCACTGACCTGCCAAGAAGGGAGAAGGCAAGATGCCTGAGGTGGTGGGTGCCTTGGGTTATATTAGAAGATAACCCGAGGGACTGTGGTTTGGACCCAAATATGATGAGAGATTTGGGACATTCTACTGTGTAAACAAACTAAAGACAGTGGAGGAAGACTACCATCACGTGGGTAACAGTCGTGGGAACGGGAGCCCTCGGCCCTACCGTGAATTTGCGGCTAGCTCCGTCACGTTACGAAGTCCCCTCAACTTTCTGTGGACTTTTCCATTGGGAGGGATGGGTTTCAAGGGGTGGCTGCCAACTAAATGGAGAAAATGTACATGTGAAGGCAGGTGGAGGAAAGAGGTCTTGTAGCCTGGGAGTGGTTTGTTTGTATAGACGGCGGCTGCTGTAGAGAAGAAATCTCTGCTTTTTCCCTTCGTGTCAGGTACTCAGCCTTTGCCGACGTCTGCAGGGTGCATCTCTGGAAGTGTGTTGTTCGCCTCTGTCCCTCCGAGGAGCAGAGTTCTGAAGGTGTTTGCTGGTGCCAAAACAACAGCTTATAGCCAATTTGGAGTTAGCTAATCCCCTGACGATGTCGGAATCCATTTGTGCCCCACCTGCTGTTCTCTCCCACTCTCCtgcaagaaaacaaagcaaacgtAACAGGTACTCTCTGCTGGTCTCTTTtgcctttttcattcattttcttttatttttcagggTCAAGAGCAACAAATGCTACTGTGGACCCCCGGTCCTTTTTCCTCAGGAATTCCCATGATCAGTTTGAACCATTCCCACTGTCGGGGGAGTCCGAGGAGAAAAACGAAAGCGGGTTAACTGAAGACAGGTTCAGCTCTATCGACAAAAGCAGTGCTCTTCAAAAACCGCCCCCGGGGTTCGTCTCCAAAGATGCCTCGGGATACCTGACAAGCACCTGGATGACCCTCTTTATCCCCTCCGTCTACACTGGCGTGTTTGTGGTAAGCCTGCCTCTCAATATCATGGCCATCGTCGTGTTCATCCTGAAGATGAAGGTCAAGAAGCCTGCCGTGGTGTACATGTTACACCTGGCCACGGCGGACGTGCTCTTTGTGTCTGTGCTCCCGTTTAAGGTCAGCTATTACTTTTCCGGGAGCGATTGGAAATTTGGGCCTGAGATGTGTCGCTTCGTCACGGCCGCGTTTTACTGTAACATGTATGCCTCCATCATGCTCATGACAGTCATCAGCATCGACCGGTTTCTGGCAGTGGTGTACCCCATCCGGTCCCTCTCCTGGCGTACGCTGGGAAGGGCGTCCGTCACGTGTCTGGCCATCTGGGCTCTGGCCATCGCGGGGGTGGTGCCTCTCCTCCTGCAGGAGCAGACCACCCGGGTCCCGGGGCTCAACATAACCACCTGTCATGACGTGCTCAACCAGACCCTGCTCGAAGGCTATTATGCCTATTACTTCTCTGCCTTCTCTGCCGTCTTCTTTTTTGTGCCGTTGGTCGTTTCCACAGTCTGTTACGTGTCTATCATTCGATGTCTTAGCTCTTCCGCAGTCGCCAACCGCAGCAAGAAGTCCCGGGCTCTGTTCTTGTCGGCTGCTGTTTTCTGCATCTTCATCATTTGCTTCGGACCCACAAACGTCCTCCTGATTGTGCACTACTCGTTTCTTTCTCCGGATTCCACGACAGAGGCCGCCTACTTCGCTtacctcctctgtgtctgtgtcagcaGCATAAGCTGTTGCCTCGATCCCTTGATCTACTATTACGCTTCCTCTGAGTGCCAGAGGCACCTCTACAGTATCTTATGCTGCAAAGAAAGTTCTGACCCCAGCAGTTATAACAGCAGCGGTCAGTTGATGGCAAGTAAAATGGATACCTGCTCTAGTAACCTGAGCAACAGCATATACAAAAAGCTGTTAACTTAGGAAAAGGGACTGCCAGtgagttaaaaagaaaaggtTACAAAAGCATGTAACCTGAGGATTCTGTTAGTCTTTGCCAAAAAAGTATTTACTTTACCATCTAAAACAAGAAATGTATGATTTGCATGCCTCCTCCTTACAAAACCCTTAAGCATACATATTTGTTCATTACAGGAAAAGATAACAGGAATAGAAAACAGCATTGTTCCAAGAGAGTGTTACCAATGCTACAGTAATAACTGGATGTCACTttttgatgtatttaggtgacatatgtctttttgtgtgtgtgtat is a genomic window containing:
- the F2R gene encoding proteinase-activated receptor 1 isoform X1; this translates as MGPRRLLLVAAGLSLCGPLLSAGTRGRRPGSRATNATVDPRSFFLRNSHDQFEPFPLSGESEEKNESGLTEDRFSSIDKSSALQKPPPGFVSKDASGYLTSTWMTLFIPSVYTGVFVVSLPLNIMAIVVFILKMKVKKPAVVYMLHLATADVLFVSVLPFKVSYYFSGSDWKFGPEMCRFVTAAFYCNMYASIMLMTVISIDRFLAVVYPIRSLSWRTLGRASVTCLAIWALAIAGVVPLLLQEQTTRVPGLNITTCHDVLNQTLLEGYYAYYFSAFSAVFFFVPLVVSTVCYVSIIRCLSSSAVANRSKKSRALFLSAAVFCIFIICFGPTNVLLIVHYSFLSPDSTTEAAYFAYLLCVCVSSISCCLDPLIYYYASSECQRHLYSILCCKESSDPSSYNSSGQLMASKMDTCSSNLSNSIYKKLLT
- the F2R gene encoding proteinase-activated receptor 1 isoform X2 yields the protein MDWRTAPGSRATNATVDPRSFFLRNSHDQFEPFPLSGESEEKNESGLTEDRFSSIDKSSALQKPPPGFVSKDASGYLTSTWMTLFIPSVYTGVFVVSLPLNIMAIVVFILKMKVKKPAVVYMLHLATADVLFVSVLPFKVSYYFSGSDWKFGPEMCRFVTAAFYCNMYASIMLMTVISIDRFLAVVYPIRSLSWRTLGRASVTCLAIWALAIAGVVPLLLQEQTTRVPGLNITTCHDVLNQTLLEGYYAYYFSAFSAVFFFVPLVVSTVCYVSIIRCLSSSAVANRSKKSRALFLSAAVFCIFIICFGPTNVLLIVHYSFLSPDSTTEAAYFAYLLCVCVSSISCCLDPLIYYYASSECQRHLYSILCCKESSDPSSYNSSGQLMASKMDTCSSNLSNSIYKKLLT
- the F2R gene encoding proteinase-activated receptor 1 isoform X3, giving the protein MTLFIPSVYTGVFVVSLPLNIMAIVVFILKMKVKKPAVVYMLHLATADVLFVSVLPFKVSYYFSGSDWKFGPEMCRFVTAAFYCNMYASIMLMTVISIDRFLAVVYPIRSLSWRTLGRASVTCLAIWALAIAGVVPLLLQEQTTRVPGLNITTCHDVLNQTLLEGYYAYYFSAFSAVFFFVPLVVSTVCYVSIIRCLSSSAVANRSKKSRALFLSAAVFCIFIICFGPTNVLLIVHYSFLSPDSTTEAAYFAYLLCVCVSSISCCLDPLIYYYASSECQRHLYSILCCKESSDPSSYNSSGQLMASKMDTCSSNLSNSIYKKLLT